In Serratia sp. FDAARGOS_506, a genomic segment contains:
- the msrP gene encoding protein-methionine-sulfoxide reductase catalytic subunit MsrP, translating to MNKHPKLTEADVTPESVFHQRRKVLQALGITAASLALPTGAQADLLSWFKGNDRPKAPPGKALEFSKPAAWQAQLAMTPEDKVTGYNNFYEFGLDKADPAANAGGLKTEGWKVRIDGEVAKPITLDIDDLMKRFPLEQRIYRMRCVEAWSMVVPWIGFELGKLLKLAEPNSNARYVAFQTLYDPEQMPGQKDRFIGGGLKYPYVEGLRLDEAMHPLALLTVGVYGKTLPPQNGAPLRLITPWKYGFKGIKSIVHIRLVRDQPPTTWNQSAPNEYGFYANVNPHVDHPRWSQATERFIGSGGILDVKRQPTLLFNGYADQVASLYRGMDLRENF from the coding sequence ATGAACAAACACCCCAAATTGACCGAGGCCGACGTCACGCCGGAGAGCGTGTTCCACCAGCGGCGCAAAGTGCTGCAGGCGCTCGGCATCACTGCCGCATCGCTGGCGCTGCCTACCGGCGCCCAGGCAGACCTGCTGTCGTGGTTCAAGGGTAACGATCGCCCCAAGGCGCCGCCGGGCAAAGCGCTGGAATTCAGCAAACCGGCCGCCTGGCAGGCGCAGCTGGCGATGACGCCGGAAGACAAGGTCACCGGCTACAACAACTTCTATGAATTCGGCCTCGACAAGGCCGATCCGGCCGCCAACGCCGGCGGGTTGAAAACCGAAGGCTGGAAAGTGCGCATCGACGGCGAAGTGGCAAAGCCGATAACGCTGGATATCGACGATCTGATGAAGCGTTTCCCGCTGGAACAGCGCATTTACCGCATGCGCTGCGTCGAGGCCTGGTCGATGGTAGTGCCGTGGATCGGTTTCGAACTGGGCAAGCTTCTCAAGCTGGCCGAGCCGAACAGCAACGCGCGCTACGTGGCCTTTCAGACGCTGTACGATCCGGAGCAGATGCCCGGCCAGAAAGATCGCTTTATCGGCGGCGGCCTGAAATATCCCTACGTCGAAGGGCTGCGGCTGGACGAGGCGATGCATCCGCTGGCGCTGCTGACCGTCGGCGTGTACGGCAAAACCCTGCCACCGCAAAACGGCGCGCCGCTGCGGCTGATCACTCCGTGGAAATACGGCTTTAAAGGCATCAAATCGATCGTGCATATCCGTTTGGTACGCGATCAGCCGCCGACCACCTGGAACCAATCCGCGCCGAACGAGTACGGTTTTTACGCCAACGTGAACCCGCACGTCGATCATCCGCGCTGGTCGCAGGCCACCGAGCGTTTCATCGGCTCCGGCGGCATTCTCGACGTCAAACGCCAACCGACGCTGCTGTTCAACGGCTATGCCGACCAAGTGGCGTCGTTGTATCGCGGCATGGATCTGCGGGAGAATTTCTAA
- the msrQ gene encoding protein-methionine-sulfoxide reductase heme-binding subunit MsrQ: MRLTPVHIKWLKAALHLVAFLPFLWLVLAVDQGWFSADPSKDIQHFTGRMTLKLLLATLMIAPLARYARQPLLIRCRRLVGLWCFAWGTLHLISYSTLELGLSNLSLLGSELVNRPYLTLGILTWLILLALAATSTLWAMRKLGAKWQTLHNFVYLAAILAPIHYLWSVKTFSPQPFIYALVAVALLGLRYKKFRAWWR, translated from the coding sequence GTGCGCCTGACGCCTGTTCATATCAAATGGCTGAAAGCCGCCCTGCATTTGGTGGCATTCTTGCCCTTTCTCTGGCTGGTGCTGGCGGTGGATCAAGGCTGGTTCAGCGCCGATCCGTCCAAGGACATCCAGCATTTTACCGGCAGGATGACGCTGAAACTGCTGCTGGCCACGCTGATGATCGCCCCGCTGGCGCGCTATGCCCGTCAGCCGCTGCTGATCCGCTGCCGCCGTCTGGTGGGACTGTGGTGTTTTGCCTGGGGCACGCTGCACCTGATAAGCTACTCCACGCTGGAGCTTGGGCTGAGCAACCTCAGCCTGTTGGGCAGTGAGCTGGTGAACCGGCCTTATCTGACGCTCGGCATCCTCACCTGGCTGATTCTGCTGGCGCTGGCGGCCACCTCGACGCTGTGGGCGATGCGCAAACTGGGCGCCAAATGGCAAACGTTGCATAACTTCGTCTATCTGGCGGCGATCCTCGCCCCCATCCACTACCTGTGGTCGGTCAAAACGTTTTCCCCCCAGCCGTTCATTTACGCGCTGGTGGCGGTGGCGCTGTTGGGCCTGCGTTACAAGAAATTCCGCGCCTGGTGGCGCTGA
- the aroQ gene encoding type II 3-dehydroquinate dehydratase, with protein sequence MADKFHILLLNGPNLNLLGTREPEKYGSTTLTEIVNGLENQASALDITLSHLQSNAEYQLIDRIHQARGNTDFILINPAAFTHTSVALRDALLAVQIPFIEIHLSNVHAREPFRHHSYLSDVAVGVICGLGADGYAFALQAAVNRLSKTH encoded by the coding sequence ATGGCGGATAAGTTTCACATTTTGCTTCTGAACGGCCCCAATCTCAATCTGCTGGGGACGCGTGAGCCGGAGAAGTACGGCAGCACGACGCTGACAGAGATTGTTAACGGATTGGAAAACCAGGCATCCGCATTGGATATTACCCTGAGCCATCTGCAGTCCAACGCCGAGTATCAGCTGATCGATCGCATCCATCAGGCGCGCGGCAATACCGATTTCATTCTGATAAACCCGGCGGCGTTCACGCACACCAGCGTGGCGCTGCGCGATGCGTTGCTGGCGGTGCAGATCCCGTTCATCGAGATCCACCTGTCCAACGTGCACGCCCGCGAACCTTTCCGCCATCACTCTTATCTCTCAGACGTAGCGGTAGGCGTGATTTGCGGCCTCGGCGCGGATGGCTACGCTTTCGCTTTACAGGCAGCGGTTAACCGTCTGTCGAAAACCCACTAA
- the accB gene encoding acetyl-CoA carboxylase biotin carboxyl carrier protein codes for MDIRKIKKLIELVEESGISELEISEGEESVRISRAAPAQAYPVMQQAYAMPAQQQPALATAVATAPAAETPAAPAAMSGHVVRSPMVGTFYRTPSPDAKAFVEVGQKVNAGDTLCIVEAMKMMNQIEADKSGVVKAILVENGQPVEYDEPLVVIE; via the coding sequence ATGGATATTCGTAAAATCAAGAAACTGATCGAACTGGTTGAAGAATCAGGTATTTCTGAACTGGAAATCTCTGAAGGCGAAGAATCGGTTCGCATCAGCCGCGCCGCACCGGCGCAGGCTTATCCAGTCATGCAGCAGGCATACGCGATGCCGGCACAGCAGCAGCCAGCTCTGGCTACCGCCGTTGCCACCGCACCTGCGGCAGAAACTCCTGCGGCACCGGCGGCCATGAGTGGCCACGTCGTTCGTTCTCCAATGGTAGGCACCTTCTACCGTACCCCAAGCCCAGACGCGAAAGCCTTCGTGGAAGTGGGCCAGAAAGTGAACGCCGGCGATACCCTGTGCATCGTTGAAGCCATGAAAATGATGAACCAGATCGAAGCGGACAAGTCCGGCGTCGTGAAAGCCATCCTGGTGGAAAACGGCCAACCGGTCGAATATGACGAGCCGCTGGTCGTCATCGAATAA
- the accC gene encoding acetyl-CoA carboxylase biotin carboxylase subunit, with the protein MLDKIVIANRGEIALRILRACKELGIKTVAVHSAADRDLKHVLLADETVCIGPAPSVKSYLNIPAIISAAEITGAVAIHPGYGFLSENADFAEQVERSGFIFIGPKAETIRLMGDKVSAINAMKKAGVPCVPGSDGPLTDDMDKNRAFAKRIGYPVIIKASGGGGGRGMRVVRSDKDLEQSINMTKAEAKAAFNNDMVYMEKYLENPRHIEIQVLADGQGNAIYLAERDCSMQRRHQKVVEEAPAPGITSEMRRYIGERCSKACVEIGYRGAGTFEFLYENGEFYFIEMNTRIQVEHPVTEMITGVDLIKEQLRIAAGQPLSIKQEEVKIHGHAVECRINAEDPNTFLPSPGKITRFHAPGGFGVRWESHIYAGYTVPPYYDSMIGKLITFGENRDVAIARMKNALAELIIDGIKTNVELQQKIMNDENFQHGGTNIHYLEKKLGLQET; encoded by the coding sequence ATGCTTGATAAAATTGTTATCGCCAACCGTGGCGAGATCGCGCTTCGCATCCTGCGTGCCTGTAAAGAACTGGGCATCAAGACCGTTGCGGTTCACTCCGCGGCCGACCGCGATCTGAAACACGTTCTGCTGGCCGACGAGACCGTCTGCATCGGTCCTGCGCCATCGGTAAAAAGCTACCTGAACATCCCGGCCATCATCTCTGCGGCGGAAATCACCGGCGCGGTGGCGATCCACCCAGGCTACGGCTTCCTGTCCGAGAACGCCGACTTCGCCGAGCAGGTTGAACGCTCCGGCTTCATCTTCATCGGCCCGAAAGCCGAAACCATCCGCCTGATGGGCGACAAGGTTTCCGCGATCAACGCCATGAAGAAAGCCGGCGTGCCATGCGTGCCGGGCTCCGACGGCCCGCTGACCGACGACATGGATAAGAACCGTGCCTTCGCCAAGCGTATCGGTTATCCGGTGATCATCAAGGCGTCCGGCGGCGGCGGCGGCCGCGGCATGCGCGTTGTGCGCAGCGACAAAGACCTTGAGCAGTCCATCAACATGACGAAAGCGGAAGCCAAAGCGGCTTTCAACAACGACATGGTGTACATGGAAAAATACCTGGAGAATCCGCGCCACATCGAGATTCAGGTATTGGCCGACGGCCAAGGCAACGCCATCTATCTGGCCGAACGCGACTGCTCCATGCAGCGCCGCCACCAGAAAGTGGTCGAGGAAGCGCCGGCACCGGGCATCACCAGCGAAATGCGCCGTTACATCGGCGAGCGCTGCTCGAAAGCCTGCGTGGAAATCGGCTACCGCGGTGCGGGCACCTTCGAGTTCCTGTATGAAAACGGCGAGTTCTATTTCATCGAAATGAACACCCGTATTCAGGTAGAGCACCCGGTTACCGAAATGATCACTGGCGTGGATCTGATCAAAGAGCAGCTGCGCATCGCTGCCGGTCAGCCGCTGTCGATCAAACAGGAAGAAGTGAAGATCCACGGCCACGCGGTGGAATGCCGTATCAACGCCGAAGATCCGAACACCTTCCTGCCGAGCCCGGGCAAGATCACCCGCTTCCACGCGCCAGGCGGTTTCGGCGTGCGTTGGGAATCTCATATCTACGCCGGTTATACCGTACCGCCGTACTATGACTCCATGATCGGCAAACTGATCACCTTCGGCGAAAACCGTGACGTGGCGATTGCCCGCATGAAGAACGCCCTGGCTGAACTGATCATCGACGGCATTAAAACCAACGTTGAGCTGCAGCAGAAGATCATGAACGACGAAAACTTCCAGCACGGTGGCACCAACATCCACTACCTGGAGAAGAAGCTGGGTCTGCAGGAAACCTAA
- a CDS encoding YhdT family protein, with the protein MDKRFIQAHREARWALGLTLLYLLAWGLAAYLPDSAIGVTGLPHWFEMACLLVPLLFIGLCWLMVRTVFRDISLEDRDAN; encoded by the coding sequence ATGGACAAACGTTTTATCCAGGCGCACCGCGAAGCGCGCTGGGCGCTGGGGCTGACGCTGCTCTACCTGCTGGCCTGGGGGCTGGCGGCCTACCTGCCGGACAGCGCTATCGGCGTCACCGGCCTGCCGCATTGGTTCGAAATGGCCTGCCTGCTGGTGCCGCTGCTGTTCATCGGCCTATGCTGGCTGATGGTGCGCACGGTATTCCGCGACATTTCCCTGGAGGATCGCGATGCAAACTGA
- the panF gene encoding sodium/pantothenate symporter, with translation MQTEVILPLVAYLLLVFGLSVYAYRRRQNGNFLSEYFLGNRSMGGFVLAMTLTATYISASSFIGGPGAAYKYGLGWVLLAMIQLPAVWLSLGVLGKKFAILARRYNAITLNDMLYGRYQSRMLVWLASLSLLVAFLGAMTVQFIGGARLLETAAGIPYDTGLLIFGISIALYTAFGGFRASVLNDAMQGLVMLLGTVLLLVAVIHAAGGLDSAVSKLQQIDPALVSPQGGDQILSLPFMASFWILVCFGVIGLPHTAVRCISYKDSKAVHRGILLGTVVVAVLMFGMHLAGALGRAVLPDLKIPDQVIPTLMITVLPPYAAGIFLAAPMAAIMSTINAQLLQSSATIIKDLYLGVRPQQIHNERLIKRFSSLTTLILGLLVLLAAWRPPEMIIWLNLLAFGGLEAVFLWPLVLGLYWERANAQGALSSMVSGAVCYTLLASFNLQPAGLHPIVPSLLLSLLAFYLGNVVGEKRRAASSLPS, from the coding sequence ATGCAAACTGAAGTGATCCTGCCGCTGGTCGCCTACCTGCTGCTGGTGTTCGGCCTGTCGGTATACGCCTATCGCCGCCGCCAGAACGGGAATTTCCTCAGCGAATACTTCCTCGGCAACCGTTCGATGGGTGGCTTTGTGCTGGCGATGACCCTGACCGCCACCTACATCAGCGCCAGTTCGTTTATCGGCGGCCCCGGCGCCGCCTACAAATACGGCCTGGGCTGGGTGCTGCTGGCGATGATCCAGCTGCCGGCGGTGTGGCTGTCGCTCGGCGTGCTGGGCAAGAAGTTCGCCATCCTGGCGCGGCGCTACAACGCCATCACCCTCAATGACATGCTGTACGGCCGCTACCAAAGCCGCATGCTGGTGTGGCTGGCCAGCCTCAGCCTGCTGGTGGCGTTTCTCGGCGCCATGACGGTGCAGTTTATCGGCGGCGCCCGCTTGCTGGAAACCGCCGCCGGCATTCCTTACGACACCGGCCTGCTGATCTTCGGCATCAGCATCGCGCTGTATACCGCCTTCGGCGGCTTCCGCGCCAGCGTGCTGAACGACGCGATGCAGGGGCTGGTGATGCTGCTCGGCACCGTGCTGCTGCTGGTGGCGGTGATCCACGCTGCCGGCGGACTGGACAGCGCGGTGAGCAAGCTGCAGCAGATCGATCCGGCGCTGGTGTCGCCGCAGGGCGGCGATCAGATCCTCAGCCTGCCGTTTATGGCGTCGTTCTGGATCCTGGTGTGCTTCGGGGTGATCGGCCTGCCGCACACCGCCGTGCGCTGCATCTCCTACAAGGACAGCAAGGCGGTGCATCGCGGCATTCTGCTCGGCACCGTGGTGGTGGCGGTGCTGATGTTCGGCATGCACCTGGCCGGCGCGCTCGGCCGCGCGGTGTTGCCGGATCTCAAGATCCCTGATCAGGTGATCCCGACGCTGATGATCACCGTGCTGCCGCCGTACGCCGCCGGGATCTTTTTGGCGGCGCCGATGGCGGCGATCATGTCGACTATCAACGCCCAACTGCTGCAATCTTCCGCCACCATCATCAAAGATCTCTACCTTGGCGTGCGGCCACAGCAGATCCACAACGAACGGTTGATCAAGCGCTTCTCCAGCCTGACCACGCTGATCCTCGGCCTGCTGGTGCTGCTGGCCGCCTGGCGGCCGCCGGAGATGATCATCTGGCTCAACCTGCTGGCTTTCGGCGGGCTGGAGGCGGTGTTCCTGTGGCCGCTGGTGCTGGGCCTGTACTGGGAACGCGCCAATGCTCAGGGAGCGCTTAGCTCAATGGTGTCGGGTGCGGTATGCTATACGCTATTGGCCAGCTTCAACCTGCAGCCGGCGGGGCTGCATCCTATCGTGCCTTCGCTGTTGCTCAGCCTGTTGGCGTTTTATCTCGGTAACGTCGTCGGCGAAAAGCGCCGGGCGGCGTCATCATTACCCTCTTGA
- the prmA gene encoding 50S ribosomal protein L11 methyltransferase: protein MPWIQLKLNTTGSQAEDLSDALVESGAVSVTFQDTHDNPVFEPLPGETLLWGDTDVIGLYDAETDMAEVVAMLEQHPLLGAGFRHKIEQLEDKDWEREWMDNFHPMRFGERLWICPSWRDVPDPDAVNVMLDPGLAFGTGTHPTTALCLQWLDGLDLAGKTVIDFGCGSGILAIAALKLGAARAIGIDIDPQAIQASRDNAQRNGVSERLELYLPKDQPADLLADVVVANILAGPLRELAPLIGCLPKAGGHLGLSGVLASQASSVAQAYEEKFTLDPVAEREEWCRITGRRK from the coding sequence ATGCCTTGGATCCAACTCAAACTGAACACCACCGGCAGCCAGGCGGAAGACCTGAGCGATGCGCTGGTGGAAAGCGGCGCCGTGTCGGTGACCTTCCAGGACACCCACGACAACCCGGTGTTCGAGCCGCTGCCGGGGGAAACCCTGCTGTGGGGCGATACCGACGTGATCGGCCTGTACGACGCGGAAACCGATATGGCCGAAGTGGTGGCGATGCTGGAACAGCACCCGCTGCTGGGCGCCGGATTCCGCCACAAGATAGAACAGCTGGAAGACAAGGACTGGGAGCGTGAGTGGATGGATAACTTCCACCCGATGCGCTTCGGCGAGCGTTTGTGGATCTGTCCGAGCTGGCGTGATGTGCCGGATCCCGACGCGGTCAACGTGATGCTCGATCCGGGCCTGGCGTTCGGCACCGGCACTCACCCGACCACCGCGCTGTGCCTGCAGTGGCTGGACGGCCTCGATCTGGCCGGCAAAACCGTTATCGACTTTGGCTGCGGTTCCGGCATCCTGGCAATCGCCGCGCTGAAGCTGGGTGCAGCGCGCGCTATCGGCATCGACATCGATCCCCAGGCCATTCAGGCCAGCCGCGACAACGCGCAGCGTAACGGCGTCTCAGAGCGTCTGGAGCTGTATCTGCCGAAAGACCAGCCGGCGGACCTTCTGGCGGACGTGGTGGTCGCCAATATCCTGGCCGGCCCGCTGCGCGAGCTGGCGCCGCTGATCGGTTGCCTGCCGAAGGCCGGCGGCCATCTGGGGTTGTCCGGCGTGCTGGCCAGCCAGGCCAGCAGCGTTGCGCAAGCCTATGAAGAAAAGTTCACGCTCGACCCGGTCGCCGAGCGTGAAGAGTGGTGCCGCATCACCGGTCGCCGCAAGTAA
- the dusB gene encoding tRNA dihydrouridine synthase DusB: MRIGHHQLTNCLIAAPMAGITDRPFRTLCHAMGAGMAVSEMLSSNPEVWRTDKSRLRMVHSDEPGIRSVQIAGCDPDDMAAAARINVASGAQIIDINMGCPAKKVNRKLAGSALLQYPDLVKRILHAVVDAVDVPVTLKIRTGWAPEHRNCVEIAQLAEDCGIQALTIHGRTRACLFNGDAEYDSIRAVKQSVSIPIIANGDITDPHKARAVLDYTGADALMIGRAAQGRPWIFREIQHYLDTGELLPPMPLGEVKRLLIGHIRELHGFYGQGKGFRIARKHVSWYLQEHAPNDQFRRTFNAIEDASEQLEALEAYFENLSVKKELTELCSNNA, from the coding sequence ATGCGCATTGGACACCACCAGCTTACTAATTGCCTGATTGCGGCCCCGATGGCCGGTATTACAGATCGCCCGTTCAGAACCCTCTGTCATGCAATGGGTGCTGGGATGGCTGTATCCGAAATGCTCTCCTCCAACCCGGAGGTGTGGCGGACGGATAAGTCGCGTCTGCGTATGGTGCATAGCGATGAACCTGGGATTCGCTCCGTGCAGATTGCCGGATGCGATCCTGATGATATGGCCGCCGCCGCGCGTATCAACGTGGCCAGCGGCGCGCAGATCATCGACATCAATATGGGATGCCCTGCCAAAAAAGTGAACCGGAAGCTTGCCGGGTCCGCCTTGTTGCAGTACCCGGATCTGGTTAAACGGATCCTCCACGCGGTGGTTGACGCGGTGGATGTGCCGGTAACGCTGAAGATTCGCACCGGCTGGGCGCCAGAGCATCGTAACTGTGTAGAGATTGCCCAACTGGCCGAAGACTGTGGTATTCAGGCCCTGACGATTCACGGCCGAACCCGCGCCTGTCTGTTTAACGGCGACGCGGAATACGACAGCATTCGGGCAGTTAAGCAGAGTGTTTCCATTCCGATTATCGCGAATGGGGATATTACTGACCCGCATAAAGCCAGAGCAGTGCTCGACTACACCGGGGCCGACGCCCTGATGATAGGCCGCGCTGCTCAGGGGAGACCCTGGATCTTCCGGGAAATCCAGCATTATCTGGACACTGGGGAGCTGCTGCCGCCGATGCCGCTTGGCGAGGTGAAGCGCTTGTTGATTGGGCACATTCGGGAATTGCACGGCTTCTATGGCCAAGGCAAGGGATTCCGGATTGCTCGTAAGCACGTGTCCTGGTATCTCCAGGAACACGCTCCGAATGACCAGTTTCGGCGCACATTCAACGCCATAGAGGATGCCAGCGAACAGCTGGAGGCGTTGGAGGCATATTTCGAAAATCTTAGCGTAAAAAAAGAGCTGACAGAACTATGTTCGAACAACGCGTAA
- the fis gene encoding DNA-binding transcriptional regulator Fis, with the protein MFEQRVNSDVLTVSTVNSQDQVTQKPLRDSVKQALKNYFAQLNGQDVNDLYELVLAEVEQPLLDMVMQYTRGNQTRAALMMGINRGTLRKKLKKYGMN; encoded by the coding sequence ATGTTCGAACAACGCGTAAATTCTGACGTACTGACCGTTTCTACCGTTAACTCACAAGATCAGGTGACTCAAAAGCCTCTGCGTGACTCGGTTAAACAAGCACTGAAGAACTATTTTGCTCAACTGAACGGTCAAGACGTAAATGACCTGTATGAGCTGGTACTGGCTGAAGTTGAACAGCCACTGTTGGACATGGTGATGCAATACACCCGTGGCAACCAGACCCGCGCAGCCCTGATGATGGGCATCAACCGCGGCACGCTGCGTAAGAAGCTGAAAAAATACGGCATGAACTGA
- the lpxO gene encoding lipid A hydroxylase LpxO, translated as MVAVIIIGIFIISFLYAHSRGKEKQKVTRQLFDHSTFMGPINMFMTGFSRLPAKQPYFDEKGFPELQTLTDNWQVIREEAVRLQDHIKKAQSHNDAGFNTFFKRGWKRFYLKWYSDSHPSAQALCPQTVALLNRIPSVKAAMFAELPPGSHLGKHRDPYAGSVRYHLGLMTPNDDRCFIEVDGEQHSWRDGEAVIFDETYVHWAQNATDQTRIILFCDVERPMKWRWAQAVNHWVGATLMSAASSPNDDQDRTGGINRIFKYVNAVRDAGQRLKARNRRGYYLLKWLVIAAIFAAIILPSL; from the coding sequence ATGGTTGCCGTCATCATCATAGGCATTTTTATCATCAGCTTCCTTTATGCCCACTCGCGGGGCAAGGAAAAACAAAAGGTTACCCGCCAGCTGTTCGATCACTCCACGTTTATGGGGCCGATCAACATGTTTATGACCGGTTTCTCCCGCTTGCCCGCCAAACAGCCTTATTTCGACGAAAAGGGCTTCCCGGAGCTGCAAACGTTGACCGACAACTGGCAGGTGATCCGTGAAGAAGCGGTGCGCCTGCAGGATCACATCAAAAAGGCCCAGTCGCACAACGACGCCGGGTTCAACACCTTTTTCAAACGCGGCTGGAAACGTTTCTACCTGAAGTGGTACAGCGACAGCCACCCTTCGGCGCAGGCGCTGTGCCCGCAAACCGTGGCGCTGCTCAACCGCATTCCGTCGGTCAAGGCGGCGATGTTCGCCGAACTGCCGCCCGGTAGCCATTTGGGTAAACACCGCGACCCTTACGCCGGCTCGGTGCGCTATCACCTGGGGCTGATGACGCCCAACGACGATCGCTGCTTCATCGAAGTGGACGGCGAACAGCACAGCTGGCGCGACGGCGAGGCGGTGATCTTCGACGAAACCTACGTGCACTGGGCACAGAACGCCACCGACCAGACGCGTATCATTCTGTTTTGCGACGTCGAGCGGCCGATGAAGTGGCGCTGGGCGCAGGCGGTCAACCACTGGGTCGGCGCTACGCTGATGTCTGCGGCCAGCTCGCCGAACGACGACCAGGACCGTACCGGCGGCATCAACCGCATTTTCAAATACGTCAACGCGGTGCGCGATGCCGGCCAGCGCCTGAAAGCGCGCAACCGCCGGGGTTACTACCTGCTGAAATGGCTGGTGATCGCTGCAATCTTCGCCGCCATCATCCTCCCCAGCCTATAA
- the lpxP gene encoding kdo(2)-lipid IV(A) palmitoleoyltransferase, with product MKSAKAFQLALLHPRYWLTWFGLALLFLLVQLPYPLLYRLGVWMGRTSMRFLKRRVAITRRNLELCFPEMDEAQRERKVVGNFESLGMGLLETGMAWFWSDKRVKRWFNVSGINHLKMAQRDDRGVLVIGVHFMSLELGGRAMGLCQPMMAMYRPHNNKAMEWAQTKGRMRSNKAMIDRKDLRGMVHALKRGEAVWFAPDQDYGPRGSVFAPLFAVDQAATTSGTFMLARMANPALVPVVLIRREGGRGYDLLIQPALEDYPLSDEQAAAAYMNKVIEKEIMRAPEQYLWLHRRFKTRPVGAPSLY from the coding sequence ATGAAATCAGCCAAAGCATTTCAACTGGCCTTGCTGCACCCGCGCTACTGGCTAACCTGGTTCGGCCTCGCCCTGCTGTTCCTGCTGGTCCAGCTCCCCTACCCGTTGCTTTACCGTCTGGGGGTGTGGATGGGGCGTACTTCGATGCGTTTTCTTAAGCGTCGTGTCGCCATCACCCGCCGCAACCTCGAACTGTGTTTCCCCGAGATGGACGAAGCGCAGCGCGAGCGCAAAGTGGTAGGCAACTTCGAATCCCTCGGCATGGGTCTGCTGGAAACCGGCATGGCCTGGTTCTGGTCAGATAAACGCGTCAAGCGCTGGTTCAACGTCTCCGGCATCAACCACCTCAAAATGGCGCAGCGCGACGATCGCGGCGTGCTGGTGATCGGCGTGCACTTTATGTCGCTGGAGCTGGGCGGCCGGGCTATGGGCCTGTGCCAGCCGATGATGGCGATGTACCGTCCGCACAACAACAAGGCGATGGAGTGGGCTCAGACCAAGGGCCGCATGCGCTCCAACAAGGCGATGATCGATCGCAAGGATCTGCGCGGCATGGTGCATGCGCTCAAGCGCGGCGAGGCGGTGTGGTTCGCGCCGGATCAGGACTACGGCCCGCGTGGCAGCGTATTCGCCCCGCTGTTCGCTGTCGATCAGGCCGCGACCACCAGCGGCACCTTTATGCTGGCCCGCATGGCCAACCCGGCGCTGGTGCCGGTGGTTCTGATTCGCCGTGAAGGTGGCCGCGGCTACGACCTGTTGATACAGCCGGCCCTGGAAGACTATCCGCTCAGCGACGAACAGGCGGCGGCGGCTTACATGAACAAAGTGATCGAAAAAGAGATCATGCGGGCACCGGAGCAATATCTGTGGCTGCACCGCCGCTTCAAAACCCGGCCGGTCGGCGCGCCGTCGCTATACTGA
- a CDS encoding CTP synthase encodes MKAQVRIALVGDYNPQVVAHQAIPVALQLTAAHLDIDVQPQWLPTETLTAPEVLQDFDAIWVVPGSPYRYDDGAFMAIRHARENDVPFLGSCGGFQYAIVEYARNVMGWHDAGHAETDSGGRLVIAPLSCSLVEKTGDIVFQPDTRVARAYGSLNTHEGYHCNFGVNPEFVADLQRYPLIISGHDTEGNVRAIELPAHRFYAATLFQSERAALRGELSPLVVELVKTAAS; translated from the coding sequence ATGAAAGCTCAAGTCCGCATTGCTCTGGTCGGTGATTACAACCCGCAGGTCGTGGCCCATCAGGCCATCCCCGTGGCGCTCCAGCTCACCGCCGCCCACCTCGATATCGACGTGCAGCCCCAGTGGCTCCCCACCGAAACCCTGACCGCCCCCGAAGTGCTGCAAGATTTCGACGCTATCTGGGTGGTGCCGGGCAGCCCGTATCGTTACGACGACGGCGCCTTTATGGCGATCCGCCATGCGCGGGAAAACGACGTGCCGTTTCTCGGCTCCTGCGGCGGTTTTCAATACGCCATCGTCGAGTACGCCCGCAACGTGATGGGCTGGCACGACGCTGGTCATGCGGAAACCGACAGCGGTGGCCGGCTGGTGATCGCTCCGCTGAGCTGCTCATTGGTGGAAAAAACCGGCGACATCGTTTTCCAGCCTGACACCCGCGTCGCGCGGGCCTACGGCAGCCTGAACACCCATGAAGGCTACCACTGCAACTTCGGCGTCAATCCGGAGTTCGTCGCCGATCTGCAGCGTTATCCGCTGATCATCAGCGGCCACGACACCGAAGGCAACGTGCGCGCCATCGAGCTACCGGCTCACCGTTTTTACGCCGCTACGCTGTTCCAGTCGGAACGCGCCGCGCTGCGCGGCGAGCTTTCGCCGCTGGTGGTGGAGCTGGTGAAAACCGCCGCCAGTTAA